A stretch of the Perca fluviatilis chromosome 17, GENO_Pfluv_1.0, whole genome shotgun sequence genome encodes the following:
- the LOC120545487 gene encoding nucleus accumbens-associated protein 2: protein MSQLLHVEIPNFGATVLGSLNEQRLLGHYCDVSILVKGQAFKAHRAVLAASSLYFRDLFSSSTKSQFELPSSVTPACFEQILTFCYTGKLTMAASEQLVVMYTAGYLQIQHIVERGMDLMFKANSPHCDSQTAGSLEETGSEPQSPCNNGNGLAVAALLGTPGWSPSLLMPQRKIKLEGGDPTPLTIPLMQSKISSSELGSRLARAGSVFYTTAGGTPIPGMPPYHLQGASGGGAGGGSGVERSSPGASSLPTTDSPTSYQNEDEEFEEESYDGITEDAYSHLYGRSANPYGIQDKPEMAAMPLALESRNCVLIRRDLVALPASLISQIGYRCHPKLYTEGDPGEKLELVAGTQVFMTRGQLMNCHLCAGIKHKVLLRRLLATFFDRNTLANSCGTGIRSSTSDPSRKPLDSRVLNAVKLYCQNFNPNFKESEMNVIAADMCTNARRVRKRWLPKIKSMLPDGMEVYRAGMGMGAAVGLGLALGASQPGVPLPFEPDFKALEQRLYPDRKNPLRTHPPLTEGSPGPGAAGAEAEGEGVVQEEQEEEEDESGLEGVDASLRAPTLIPGAEAGNSGDTPPEQEVEGFGQGLRVNGQ from the exons ATGTCCCAGCTGCTCCATGTGGAGATCCCGAACTTTGGAGCTACAGTTCTGGGCTCCCTTAATGAGCAGCGCCTGCTGGGACACTACTGCGATGTATCCATCCTGGTCAAAG GTCAGGCTTTCAAAGCCCACCGGGCCGTTTTGGCTGCCAGCAGCCTCTACTTTCGTGACCTCTTCAGCAGCTCCACCAAGAGCCAGTTTGAGTTGCCCTCCTCAGTCACACCTGCTTGCTTTGAGCAGATCCTCACTTTCTGCTATACAGGGAAGCTAACAATGGCAGCTAGTGAACAGCTGGTGGTCATGTACACAGCTGGCTACCTCCAAATTCAGCATATAGTTGAAAGAGGCATGGACCTAATGTTCAAGGCAAACTCACCTCACTGTGACTCGCAAACAGCAGGGTCTTTAGAGGAAACAGGATCCGAGCCACAGAGTCCTTGTAATAATGGTAACGGCCTAGCGGTGGCTGCCCTTTTGGGAACCCCGGGCTGGTCTCCATCCCTACTCATGCCGCAACGTAAGATTAAACTAGAAGGGGGTGACCCAACACCCTTGACAATACCTTTAATGCAAAGCAAGATTTCGTCTTCGGAGTTGGGGAGTCGGCTGGCGAGGGCCGGTTCAGTGTTTTACACGACAGCCGGTGGGACCCCCATCCCCGGTATGCCTCCGTATCACCTTCAAGGGGCCAGTGGGggtggagcaggaggaggatcAGGAGTTGAAAGGTCCAGTCCTGGAGCGTCCAGCCTGCCAACCACTGACAGTCCTACATCCTACCAGAATGAGGATGAGGAGTTTGAGGAAGAGTCCTATGATGGGATCACAGAGGATGCCTACAGTCATCTCTATGGACGTTCTGCTAACCCCTACGGAA TCCAGGACAAGCCAGAGATGGCAGCGATGCCCTTGGCCTTGGAGAGCCGCAACTGTGTGCTGATCCGCAGGGACCTGGTGGCGCTGCCTGCAAGCCTCATCAGCCAGATAGGCTACCGCTGCCACCCTAAGCTCTACACTGAGGGGGACCCTGGGGAGAAGCTGGAATTGGTAGCTG gtacaCAGGTGTTCATGACCCGAGGACAGCTGATGAATTGTCATCTATGTGCTGGTATCAAACACAAAGTCTTGCTTCGCCGTCTGCTAGCCACGTTCTTTGATAG AAACACTTTAGCCAATAGCTGCGGGACAGGTATCCGTTCTTCTACTAGTGACCCCAGTAGGAAACCCCTGGACAGCAGGGTCCTCAATGCTGTCAAAC tCTACTGTCAAAATTTCAACCCTAACTTCAAGGAGAGTGAAATGAATGTGATTGCTGCTGACATGTGCACAAACGCGAGGCGTGTCCGCAAGCGATGGTTGCCCAAGATCAAATCCATGCTGCCTGATGGCATGGAGGTGTACCGTGCAGGAATGGGCATGGGTGCTGCTGTGGGTCTGGGCCTGGCACTGGGTGCCTCTCAACCAGGAGTGCCCCTCCCCTTCGAGCCTGACTTCAAGGCCCTAGAGCAAAGGTTGTATCCAGATCGTAAGAACCCTCTCAGGACTCACCCACCGCTGACAGAGGGTAGCCCTGGGCCTGGGGCAGCTGGGGCAGAGGCTGAAGGTGAAGGAGTAGTCcaggaggaacaggaggaagaggaggatgaatcTGGGTTAGAGGGTGTAGACGCATCACTGAGGGCGCCAACTTTGATCCCAGGAGCCGAGGCAGGCAATAGTGGCGACACGCCGCCTGAGCAGGAAGTGGAAGGTTTTGGACAAGGTCTGAGGGTGAACGGACAGTGA